The proteins below come from a single Drosophila teissieri strain GT53w chromosome 3L, Prin_Dtei_1.1, whole genome shotgun sequence genomic window:
- the LOC122617969 gene encoding putative uncharacterized protein DDB_G0271606 yields MQLKAPKSRNMASLKDEEQAATTSNSTHNLNNNNNTHNINNNHSSSSSSNNNKHKSDDDPKVRKENLEARKQALEQRLSEKSWLLQQIQKQETAIINGNYEHMTVNEFFVQLAQQYKHEQQLQALARENSSILRRKQSTTSRESRESQMTNNNNNRQSETLSNRSSEYDNYQPSSSAGAGDMLVIGVAQQQAQQQPPLVKSALKKRPTPTPSQMQYMRQQHQQQAHLAMNMNYQRSQPDVISMYSANSSNVATLRQPPQAAPQQQPIIVQCDKYYLSPTHQNYNEGGFIKSSQNIKKYVSPMPSPSNISYEQQQQRNPLHHQRQLDAISLAPSYVSVDMEAAQHQQQYRWRSQSHIAPLTPPQLGIIEVKSHSSDMLAVPMPPSRYPPHDEISLSSSSTTIEKKPKPKQWLESSLDGPAVIRHMDSQPHSPAGSSNGSSNPGATAMVSSKPRAKLSSQSMSVAGRHYSMSNQRPTPNYPSASYAVNTSSKALLSQSTSYLNAMEQTLGISVSYPLEPLDIPALRNLPPKPSQMQQPTPPPRPPPANQAHTQNQNLSHSGNGSTSGLGHGSAVQTALVSPPLTVAAASLSPDIRIESPKNMTVVQQATFQPYKEVTKPFEMSDFYKYSTKFKQKEGGNPN; encoded by the coding sequence ATGCAATTGAAAGCGCCCAAGAGCAGAAATATGGCCAGTCTTAAAGATGAAGAGCAGGCGGCAACTACGAGCAACTCGACGCACAAtctcaacaacaacaacaatacgCACAACATAAACAATAaccacagcagcagtagcagtagcaacaacaacaaacacaaaagcgACGATGATCCAAAGGTTAGGAAGGAGAATTTGGAGGCCAGGAAACAGGCTTTGGAGCAGCGTCTTAGCGAAAAGAGCTGGCTGCTGCAGCAAATCCAGAAACAGGAGACAGCCATCATCAATGGCAACTACGAGCACATGACAGTCAATGAGTTTTTTGTCCAATTGGCACAACAGTACAAACATGAACAGCAGCTTCAAGCTTTGGCCAGGGAAAACAGCTCAATTCTGAGGAGAAAACAAAGTACAACGAGTCGGGAAAGCCGCGAAAGCCAGatgaccaacaacaataacaatcgGCAGTCGGAAACGCTATCAAATCGAAGTTCAGAATATGACAATTACCAACCCTCCTCATCGGCGGGGGCGGGCGATATGCTGGTGATAGGCGTGgcccagcagcaggcgcaacaGCAACCGCCTCTGGTGAAGAGTGCCCTGAAGAAGCGACCCACTCCCACGCCCAGCCAAATGCAGTATATGcgccagcagcatcagcaacaagCTCATTTAGCGATGAACATGAACTACCAGAGATCACAGCCGGATGTCATATCTATGTACTCGGCAAATTCATCCAATGTAGCAACTTTAAGACAACCGCCACAAGCGGCTCCCCAGCAGCAACCAATTATAGTGCAGTGCGATAAATACTACTTATCGCCCACACATCAAAATTACAATGAGGGCGGCTTCATCAAATCAAGTCAGAACATCAAGAAATATGTGTCCCCAATGCCATCGCCCAGTAATATCAGttacgagcagcagcaacagcgtaATCCCTTACATCACCAGCGGCAACTAGATGCGATATCCCTGGCGCCCAGCTACGTTTCCGTGGACATGGAAGCTgcccagcatcagcagcaataTCGCTGGCGTTCTCAGTCACACATAGCACCACTAACACCTCCTCAATTGGGTATAATAGAGGTGAAATCGCACTCCAGCGATATGCTGGCGGTGCCCATGCCACCCAGCCGCTATCCGCCGCACGATGAGATCTCACTGTCATCCTCGTCCACGACCATTGAAAagaagcccaagcccaagcagTGGCTGGAATCTTCGCTAGATGGGCCAGCTGTTATCAGGCACATGGATTCACAGCCGCACAGTCCAGCTGGGAGTAGTAATGGAAGTAGTAATCCCGGCGCTACTGCCATGGTCTCTAGTAAACCCCGCGCCAAGCTCTCCTCGCAGTCCATGTCGGTGGCGGGTCGACACTATTCCATGTCCAACCAGCGGCCGACACCGAACTATCCCAGTGCCAGCTATGCGGTGAATACCAGTTCGAAAGCCCTGCTGAGTCAATCGACATCGTACCTCAATGCCATGGAGCAAACTTTGGGGATATCGGTGTCGTATCCGCTGGAACCGCTCGACATACCAGCACTGCGAAACCTACCACCTAAGCCAAGTCAAATGCAGCAGCCAACGCCTCCGCCCAGACCACCACCTGCAAATCAGGCTCATACTCAGAACCAGAACCTAAGTCACAGTGGCAATGGCAGCACAAGCGGACTTGGTCATGGCAGTGCTGTACAAACAGCGCTGGTGTCTCCGCCTTTAACCGTGGCCGCAGCCAGTTTATCGCCGGATATTCGCATCGAGTCGCCCAAAAACATGACCGTGGTACAGCAGGCCACTTTCCAGCCGTACAAGGAGGTGACGAAACCCTTCGAAATGTCCGATTTCTACAAATACTCCACCAAGTTTAAGCAAAAGGAGGGCGGAAATCCCAATTGA
- the LOC122616131 gene encoding glycine--tRNA ligase isoform X1, with amino-acid sequence MSLQLLKALPHLRSATTAVRTQIARTTWSEHIATKVFFSTTTTKATPAAPPPPPPTQPQQPTPAATTSWGTKKQNRKVKLRSAAAEFIMSNPEIEAQLAPLRERVQEQGNLVRELKANGAAEIDVKKAVAELKARKKLLEDKELALTPSVVSFDRAKMEDLLKRRFFYDQSFAIYGGITGQYDFGPMGCALKSNILALWRQYFALEEQMLEVDCSILTPEPVLKASGHVERFADLMVKDVKTGECFRLDHLIKQALEKLSKAKDATPALQAECEDIIIKLDGLNKQELAGVLAKYNIKSPLTGNDLTEPIEFNLMFATQIGPTGLVKGFLRPETAQGIFVNFKRLLEFNQGKLPFAVAQIGNSFRNEISPRSGLIRVREFTMAEIEHFCDPVLKDHPKFGNIKSEKLTLYSACNQMDGKSAAQVQIGEAVASKLVANETLGYYMARIQQFLLAIGIKPECLRFRQHMSNEMAHYACDCWDAEILTSYGWVECVGCADRSAYDLGQHTAATGVRLVAEKRLPAPKTVEVSEIVPNKQALGKTFKKEAKNITDALAKLSLEEITKVEEQLAGAGQYKLTTADGQSHELGKDTISVKHSTKTVHVEEFIPSVVEPSFGIGRIMYSLLEHSFECRDGDEQRCYFTLPPLVAPIKCSILPLSNNTDFQPYTQKLSSALTKAELSHKVDDSSGSIGRRYARTDEIAIPYGITVDFDTLKEPHTVTLRDRNTMKQVRVGLEEVVGVVKDLATARTTWEKVTEQYPLFEQQEASK; translated from the coding sequence ATGTCATTGCAGTTATTGAAAGCGCTACCCCACCTGCGCAGCGCCACCACAGCCGTGAGAACTCAGATTGCGAGAACAACGTGGAGCGAGCACATTGCCACGAAAGTCTTTTttagcaccaccaccacaaaaGCTACTCCcgccgcaccaccaccacctccacccacGCAACCGCAGCAGCCTACACCAGCTGCAACCACTAGTTGGGGCACCAAGAAGCAAAATAGAAAGGTCAAATTAAGATCCGCAGCTGCCGAGTTCATCATGTCGAATCCGGAGATTGAGGCCCAACTGGCTCCATTGAGGGAACGAGTTCAGGAGCAGGGTAACCTGGTGAGGGAGCTCAAGGCCAATGGTGCCGCCGAGATCGATGTGAAGAAGGCAGTAGCCGAACTGAAGGCCCGCAAGAAGCTGCTGGAGGACAAGGAGCTCGCCCTGACCCCCAGTGTCGTTAGCTTCGATCGCGCCAAGATGGAGGATCTTCTCAAGCGCCGCTTCTTCTACGACCAGAGTTTTGCCATCTATGGCGGCATCACCGGCCAGTACGACTTCGGACCCATGGGCTGTGCCCTCAAGTCCAACATTCTGGCCCTGTGGCGTCAGTATTTCGCCCTTGAAGAGCAAATGCTGGAGGTGGACTGCTCTATTCTGACCCCGGAACCTGTGCTCAAAGCCTCTGGTCATGTGGAGCGATTTGCCGATCTGATGGTCAAGGATGTCAAGACCGGCGAGTGTTTCCGACTGGATCATCTCATCAAGCAGGCTTTGGAGAAGCTGTCCAAGGCCAAGGATGCCACTCCCGCCCTGCAAGCCGAGTGCGAGGATATTATCATCAAACTGGATGGCCTGAACAAACAGGAATTGGCTGGTGTCCTGGCCAAATACAACATCAAATCTCCCTTAACCGGCAATGATTTAACGGAACCAATTGAGTTCAACCTGATGTTTGCCACCCAAATTGGACCCACTGGCTTGGTGAAGGGATTCTTGCGGCCGGAAACTGCCCAGGGTATCTTCGTCAACTTCAAGCGACTGCTGGAATTCAATCAGGGGAAGCTTCCCTTCGCTGTGGCTCAAATTGGCAACTCGTTCCGCAATGAAATCTCACCCCGATCGGGCTTGATCCGTGTGCGAGAGTTCACCATGGCGGAGATTGAACATTTCTGCGATCCCGTGCTCAAGGACCATCCCAAATTTGGCAACATCAAATCGGAGAAGTTGACCCTTTACTCTGCCTGCAACCAGATGGATGGAAAATCTGCCGCGCAGGTGCAAATTGGCGAGGCAGTGGCATCCAAACTGGTGGCTAACGAGACACTTGGTTACTATATGGCCCGCATTCAGCAGTTCCTTTTGGCGATTGGTATCAAACCGGAGTGCTTGCGATTCCGGCAGCACATGTCCAATGAGATGGCTCACTATGCCTGCGATTGCTGGGATGCCGAGATCCTTACCTCGTACGGATGGGTGGAGTGCGTAGGATGTGCGGATCGCAGTGCCTACGATTTGGGACAGCATACGGCAGCCACTGGCGTGCGTTTAGTGGCCGAGAAGCGTTTGCCGGCTCCCAAAACTGTGGAGGTCAGCGAGATTGTGCCCAACAAGCAGGCTCTTGGCAAGACCTTCAAGAAGGAGGCAAAGAACATCACGGATGCGTTGGCTAAGCTTTCGCTGGAGGAGATAACCAAGGTGGAGGAACAGCTGGCTGGTGCTGGTCAATACAAACTGACCACGGCCGATGGCCAAAGCCACGAGCTCGGCAAGGATACAATCAGCGTTAAGCACTCTACGAAAACTGTTCATGTGGAGGAGTTCATCCCGAGTGTGGTTGAGCCTTCGTTCGGCATTGGTCGCATTATGTACTCTCTGTTGGAGCACAGTTTCGAGTGCCGCGACGGCGACGAGCAGCGGTGCTACTTCACGCTGCCCCCTCTAGTGGCGCCCATCAAGTGCTCCATCCTGCCGCTGTCAAACAACACCGACTTCCAACCTTATACTCAGAAACTTTCTTCTGCCCTAACCAAGGCGGAACTTTCCCACAAGGTGGACGACTCCAGCGGCTCCATTGGCAGGCGGTATGCCCGCACGGATGAGATTGCCATTCCCTATGGCATCACCGTGGACTTCGACACCCTGAAGGAACCGCATACGGTGACCCTGCGGGATCGGAATACCATGAAGCAGGTGCGCGTCGGTCTGGAGGAGGTTGT
- the LOC122616131 gene encoding glycine--tRNA ligase isoform X2: MSNPEIEAQLAPLRERVQEQGNLVRELKANGAAEIDVKKAVAELKARKKLLEDKELALTPSVVSFDRAKMEDLLKRRFFYDQSFAIYGGITGQYDFGPMGCALKSNILALWRQYFALEEQMLEVDCSILTPEPVLKASGHVERFADLMVKDVKTGECFRLDHLIKQALEKLSKAKDATPALQAECEDIIIKLDGLNKQELAGVLAKYNIKSPLTGNDLTEPIEFNLMFATQIGPTGLVKGFLRPETAQGIFVNFKRLLEFNQGKLPFAVAQIGNSFRNEISPRSGLIRVREFTMAEIEHFCDPVLKDHPKFGNIKSEKLTLYSACNQMDGKSAAQVQIGEAVASKLVANETLGYYMARIQQFLLAIGIKPECLRFRQHMSNEMAHYACDCWDAEILTSYGWVECVGCADRSAYDLGQHTAATGVRLVAEKRLPAPKTVEVSEIVPNKQALGKTFKKEAKNITDALAKLSLEEITKVEEQLAGAGQYKLTTADGQSHELGKDTISVKHSTKTVHVEEFIPSVVEPSFGIGRIMYSLLEHSFECRDGDEQRCYFTLPPLVAPIKCSILPLSNNTDFQPYTQKLSSALTKAELSHKVDDSSGSIGRRYARTDEIAIPYGITVDFDTLKEPHTVTLRDRNTMKQVRVGLEEVVGVVKDLATARTTWEKVTEQYPLFEQQEASK, encoded by the coding sequence ATGTCGAATCCGGAGATTGAGGCCCAACTGGCTCCATTGAGGGAACGAGTTCAGGAGCAGGGTAACCTGGTGAGGGAGCTCAAGGCCAATGGTGCCGCCGAGATCGATGTGAAGAAGGCAGTAGCCGAACTGAAGGCCCGCAAGAAGCTGCTGGAGGACAAGGAGCTCGCCCTGACCCCCAGTGTCGTTAGCTTCGATCGCGCCAAGATGGAGGATCTTCTCAAGCGCCGCTTCTTCTACGACCAGAGTTTTGCCATCTATGGCGGCATCACCGGCCAGTACGACTTCGGACCCATGGGCTGTGCCCTCAAGTCCAACATTCTGGCCCTGTGGCGTCAGTATTTCGCCCTTGAAGAGCAAATGCTGGAGGTGGACTGCTCTATTCTGACCCCGGAACCTGTGCTCAAAGCCTCTGGTCATGTGGAGCGATTTGCCGATCTGATGGTCAAGGATGTCAAGACCGGCGAGTGTTTCCGACTGGATCATCTCATCAAGCAGGCTTTGGAGAAGCTGTCCAAGGCCAAGGATGCCACTCCCGCCCTGCAAGCCGAGTGCGAGGATATTATCATCAAACTGGATGGCCTGAACAAACAGGAATTGGCTGGTGTCCTGGCCAAATACAACATCAAATCTCCCTTAACCGGCAATGATTTAACGGAACCAATTGAGTTCAACCTGATGTTTGCCACCCAAATTGGACCCACTGGCTTGGTGAAGGGATTCTTGCGGCCGGAAACTGCCCAGGGTATCTTCGTCAACTTCAAGCGACTGCTGGAATTCAATCAGGGGAAGCTTCCCTTCGCTGTGGCTCAAATTGGCAACTCGTTCCGCAATGAAATCTCACCCCGATCGGGCTTGATCCGTGTGCGAGAGTTCACCATGGCGGAGATTGAACATTTCTGCGATCCCGTGCTCAAGGACCATCCCAAATTTGGCAACATCAAATCGGAGAAGTTGACCCTTTACTCTGCCTGCAACCAGATGGATGGAAAATCTGCCGCGCAGGTGCAAATTGGCGAGGCAGTGGCATCCAAACTGGTGGCTAACGAGACACTTGGTTACTATATGGCCCGCATTCAGCAGTTCCTTTTGGCGATTGGTATCAAACCGGAGTGCTTGCGATTCCGGCAGCACATGTCCAATGAGATGGCTCACTATGCCTGCGATTGCTGGGATGCCGAGATCCTTACCTCGTACGGATGGGTGGAGTGCGTAGGATGTGCGGATCGCAGTGCCTACGATTTGGGACAGCATACGGCAGCCACTGGCGTGCGTTTAGTGGCCGAGAAGCGTTTGCCGGCTCCCAAAACTGTGGAGGTCAGCGAGATTGTGCCCAACAAGCAGGCTCTTGGCAAGACCTTCAAGAAGGAGGCAAAGAACATCACGGATGCGTTGGCTAAGCTTTCGCTGGAGGAGATAACCAAGGTGGAGGAACAGCTGGCTGGTGCTGGTCAATACAAACTGACCACGGCCGATGGCCAAAGCCACGAGCTCGGCAAGGATACAATCAGCGTTAAGCACTCTACGAAAACTGTTCATGTGGAGGAGTTCATCCCGAGTGTGGTTGAGCCTTCGTTCGGCATTGGTCGCATTATGTACTCTCTGTTGGAGCACAGTTTCGAGTGCCGCGACGGCGACGAGCAGCGGTGCTACTTCACGCTGCCCCCTCTAGTGGCGCCCATCAAGTGCTCCATCCTGCCGCTGTCAAACAACACCGACTTCCAACCTTATACTCAGAAACTTTCTTCTGCCCTAACCAAGGCGGAACTTTCCCACAAGGTGGACGACTCCAGCGGCTCCATTGGCAGGCGGTATGCCCGCACGGATGAGATTGCCATTCCCTATGGCATCACCGTGGACTTCGACACCCTGAAGGAACCGCATACGGTGACCCTGCGGGATCGGAATACCATGAAGCAGGTGCGCGTCGGTCTGGAGGAGGTTGT